The proteins below are encoded in one region of Triticum aestivum cultivar Chinese Spring chromosome 1B, IWGSC CS RefSeq v2.1, whole genome shotgun sequence:
- the LOC123105107 gene encoding uncharacterized protein isoform X1 — MGIMSKDDRTQQKSSHEYGECSKVNENLKHVKSSINHTTVKINENIVSSFAPTKPSVIGMRNIKLPLQPIDENSLSVVHKGSHDTLATPDCVITKIVEHNNEKVPEVGVVKKVRARVFNTMHHEQEFSLINTFPAGLKERNSFLQFSVQNGQGTFTRPTSLTGTKNDVGGQIAPPEAGQSNYQMINHMPPIGRIKLFNEEDCKIGTSNNHPKLMALADKNFSKTNQIIGTKQAPIPVADLSPSMPTKRKADIVDISPRSFGVRQIEFAKNADHVYNNLIGPIAKLQRQSTVGVEEVVDVPDDIDNHIIIDELALDTIISQGRHDDLIILRPKSLLELPIKENERFPVSNEECMRYNSIIELAYTKRIQRKYALTYSMVHCNYVSLGQSLMPTGHVDNFLIPCFCRKFFEDRHPSISGRHHFFPNIGENILNYQDDKLRSIATSFLGAASASRGKRLDLSNTLFFPTCLDNHWIVFAVDFKWKLFAFLDSFYDKDSYLHKTIREKFIKNFIKLWEIIFQTDQHNFKIFKRMYPHVPKQTNGNDYGVFATKIMEICAPPLDLRKIFSHDDIQHIRIQYMNQLFFWNKNTADKSLVTGFNLQGDFVSNPP; from the exons ATGGGCATAATGAGCAAGGATGATAGAACTCAACAGAAAAGTTCACACG AGTATGGTGAATGCAGCAAAGTGAATGAGAACCTCAAGCACGTTAAGAGCAGCATCAACCACACAACTGTCAAGATCAATGAAAACATAGTTTCATCATTTGCACCTACTAAGCCTTCAGTCATCGGAATGAGGAACATCAAGCTTCCATTGCAACCTATTGATGAGAACAGTTTGTCGGTAGTTCATAAGGGCTCACACGATACTTTAG CAACCCCAGATTGTGTGATTACTAAAATTGTTGAACACAACAATGAAAAGG TGCCTGAAGTGGGAGTAGTGAAGAAGGTCAGGGCTAGAGTGTTCAACACAATGCATCATGAGCAGGAGTTTTCTTTGATTAACACATTCCCAGCAGGGTTGAAGGAGCGCAACTCTTTCCTGCAGTTTAGTGTGCAAAACGGCCAGGGCACTTTCACACGCCCCACCAGTCTAACCGGCACAAAAAATGATGTTGGAGGTCAGATTGCACCTCCTGAGGCAGGGCAAAGCAATTACCAAATGATTAACCACATGCCACCAATAGGCCGTATAAAGTTGTTCAATGAGGAG GACTGCAAGATTGGCACAAGCAACAACCATCCTAAGCTCATGGCATTAGCAGACAAGAATTTTTCAAAAACCAACCAAATCATTGGCACAAAACAAGCACCAATCCCAGTGGCCGATCTTTCTCCCTCTATG CCAACTAAGAGGAAGGCAGACATTGTTGATATCAGTCCAAGAAGTTTTGGTGTCAGGCAAATCGAATTTGCTAAGAATGCAGATCATGTATACAACAATCTGATCGGACCAATTGCGAAACTTCAACGCCAATCTACAGTAGGGGTAGAAGAGGTTGTTGATGTGCCAGACGACATTGATAATCATATCATTATCGATGAACTTGCGCTAGACACCATTATCAGTCAAGGTCGACATGATGATTTGATCATTTTGCGACCAAAAAGTCTCCTGGAACTCCCAATCAAGGAAAACGAAAGGTTCCCTGTGTCAAACGAAGAGTGCATGCGTTACAACTCAATAATCGAACTTGCATATACAAAAAGAATTCAGAG GAAGTATGCGTTGACGTACTCGATGGTTCATTGCAATTATGTATCACTTGGACAAAGCCTTATGCCAACCGGGCACGTCGACAACTTTTTGATCCCTTGCTTTTGTCGGAAGTTCTTCGAGGACCGTCATCCCTCAATCTCTGGAAGGCACCATTTCTTCCCGAATATTGGT GAGAACATACTGAACTACCAAGACGATAAACTAAGATCAATTGCCACTTCGTTTCTGGGGGCAGCATCAGCAAGTAGGGGTAAACGTCTAGATTTGTCAAATACG CTGTTCTTCCCCACATGTCTCGACAACCATTGGATAGTGTTTGCTGTTGATTTCAAGTGGAAACTTTTTGCTTTCTTGGATTCTTTTTATGACAAGGACTCGTATCTTCACAAGACTATCAGAGAGAAATTT ATCAAGAACTTCATCAAGTTGTGGGAAATCATTTTCCAAACAGACCAGCATAATTTCAAGATTTTCAAAAGGATGTACCCTCATGTGCCAAAGCAGACTAATGG AAATGATTATGGAGTGTTTGCAACAAAGATAATGGAGATATGTGCACCACCATTGGATCTGCGCAAGATTTTCTCACATGACGACATCCAACACATAAGAATTCAGTACATGAACCAACTTTTCTTTTGGAACAAAAACACTGCAGACAAGAGCCTTGTCACTGGTTTCAACTTACAG GGTGACTTCGTCAGCAATCCTCCATGA
- the LOC123105107 gene encoding uncharacterized protein isoform X3 produces MGIMSKDDRTQQKSSHEYGECSKVNENLKHVKSSINHTTVKINENIVSSFAPTKPSVIGMRNIKLPLQPIDENSLSVVHKGSHDTLATPDCVITKIVEHNNEKVPEVGVVKKFSVQNGQGTFTRPTSLTGTKNDVGGQIAPPEAGQSNYQMINHMPPIGRIKLFNEEDCKIGTSNNHPKLMALADKNFSKTNQIIGTKQAPIPVADLSPSMPTKRKADIVDISPRSFGVRQIEFAKNADHVYNNLIGPIAKLQRQSTVGVEEVVDVPDDIDNHIIIDELALDTIISQGRHDDLIILRPKSLLELPIKENERFPVSNEECMRYNSIIELAYTKRIQRKYALTYSMVHCNYVSLGQSLMPTGHVDNFLIPCFCRKFFEDRHPSISGRHHFFPNIGENILNYQDDKLRSIATSFLGAASASRGKRLDLSNTLFFPTCLDNHWIVFAVDFKWKLFAFLDSFYDKDSYLHKTIREKFIKNFIKLWEIIFQTDQHNFKIFKRMYPHVPKQTNGNDYGVFATKIMEICAPPLDLRKIFSHDDIQHIRIQYMNQLFFWNKNTADKSLVTGFNLQGDFVSNPP; encoded by the exons ATGGGCATAATGAGCAAGGATGATAGAACTCAACAGAAAAGTTCACACG AGTATGGTGAATGCAGCAAAGTGAATGAGAACCTCAAGCACGTTAAGAGCAGCATCAACCACACAACTGTCAAGATCAATGAAAACATAGTTTCATCATTTGCACCTACTAAGCCTTCAGTCATCGGAATGAGGAACATCAAGCTTCCATTGCAACCTATTGATGAGAACAGTTTGTCGGTAGTTCATAAGGGCTCACACGATACTTTAG CAACCCCAGATTGTGTGATTACTAAAATTGTTGAACACAACAATGAAAAGG TGCCTGAAGTGGGAGTAGTGAAGAAG TTTAGTGTGCAAAACGGCCAGGGCACTTTCACACGCCCCACCAGTCTAACCGGCACAAAAAATGATGTTGGAGGTCAGATTGCACCTCCTGAGGCAGGGCAAAGCAATTACCAAATGATTAACCACATGCCACCAATAGGCCGTATAAAGTTGTTCAATGAGGAG GACTGCAAGATTGGCACAAGCAACAACCATCCTAAGCTCATGGCATTAGCAGACAAGAATTTTTCAAAAACCAACCAAATCATTGGCACAAAACAAGCACCAATCCCAGTGGCCGATCTTTCTCCCTCTATG CCAACTAAGAGGAAGGCAGACATTGTTGATATCAGTCCAAGAAGTTTTGGTGTCAGGCAAATCGAATTTGCTAAGAATGCAGATCATGTATACAACAATCTGATCGGACCAATTGCGAAACTTCAACGCCAATCTACAGTAGGGGTAGAAGAGGTTGTTGATGTGCCAGACGACATTGATAATCATATCATTATCGATGAACTTGCGCTAGACACCATTATCAGTCAAGGTCGACATGATGATTTGATCATTTTGCGACCAAAAAGTCTCCTGGAACTCCCAATCAAGGAAAACGAAAGGTTCCCTGTGTCAAACGAAGAGTGCATGCGTTACAACTCAATAATCGAACTTGCATATACAAAAAGAATTCAGAG GAAGTATGCGTTGACGTACTCGATGGTTCATTGCAATTATGTATCACTTGGACAAAGCCTTATGCCAACCGGGCACGTCGACAACTTTTTGATCCCTTGCTTTTGTCGGAAGTTCTTCGAGGACCGTCATCCCTCAATCTCTGGAAGGCACCATTTCTTCCCGAATATTGGT GAGAACATACTGAACTACCAAGACGATAAACTAAGATCAATTGCCACTTCGTTTCTGGGGGCAGCATCAGCAAGTAGGGGTAAACGTCTAGATTTGTCAAATACG CTGTTCTTCCCCACATGTCTCGACAACCATTGGATAGTGTTTGCTGTTGATTTCAAGTGGAAACTTTTTGCTTTCTTGGATTCTTTTTATGACAAGGACTCGTATCTTCACAAGACTATCAGAGAGAAATTT ATCAAGAACTTCATCAAGTTGTGGGAAATCATTTTCCAAACAGACCAGCATAATTTCAAGATTTTCAAAAGGATGTACCCTCATGTGCCAAAGCAGACTAATGG AAATGATTATGGAGTGTTTGCAACAAAGATAATGGAGATATGTGCACCACCATTGGATCTGCGCAAGATTTTCTCACATGACGACATCCAACACATAAGAATTCAGTACATGAACCAACTTTTCTTTTGGAACAAAAACACTGCAGACAAGAGCCTTGTCACTGGTTTCAACTTACAG GGTGACTTCGTCAGCAATCCTCCATGA
- the LOC123105107 gene encoding uncharacterized protein isoform X2, translating to MGIMSKDDRTQQKSSHEYGECSKVNENLKHVKSSINHTTVKINENIVSSFAPTKPSVIGMRNIKLPLQPIDENSLSVVHKGSHDTLATPDCVITKIVEHNNEKVPEVGVVKKVRARVFNTMHHEQEFSLINTFPAGLKERNSFLQFSVQNGQGTFTRPTSLTGTKNDVGGQIAPPEAGQSNYQMINHMPPIGRIKLFNEEDCKIGTSNNHPKLMALADKNFSKTNQIIGTKQAPIPVADLSPSMPTKRKADIVDISPRSFGVRQIEFAKNADHVYNNLIGPIAKLQRQSTVGVEEVVDVPDDIDNHIIIDELALDTIISQGRHDDLIILRPKSLLELPIKENERKYALTYSMVHCNYVSLGQSLMPTGHVDNFLIPCFCRKFFEDRHPSISGRHHFFPNIGENILNYQDDKLRSIATSFLGAASASRGKRLDLSNTLFFPTCLDNHWIVFAVDFKWKLFAFLDSFYDKDSYLHKTIREKFIKNFIKLWEIIFQTDQHNFKIFKRMYPHVPKQTNGNDYGVFATKIMEICAPPLDLRKIFSHDDIQHIRIQYMNQLFFWNKNTADKSLVTGFNLQGDFVSNPP from the exons ATGGGCATAATGAGCAAGGATGATAGAACTCAACAGAAAAGTTCACACG AGTATGGTGAATGCAGCAAAGTGAATGAGAACCTCAAGCACGTTAAGAGCAGCATCAACCACACAACTGTCAAGATCAATGAAAACATAGTTTCATCATTTGCACCTACTAAGCCTTCAGTCATCGGAATGAGGAACATCAAGCTTCCATTGCAACCTATTGATGAGAACAGTTTGTCGGTAGTTCATAAGGGCTCACACGATACTTTAG CAACCCCAGATTGTGTGATTACTAAAATTGTTGAACACAACAATGAAAAGG TGCCTGAAGTGGGAGTAGTGAAGAAGGTCAGGGCTAGAGTGTTCAACACAATGCATCATGAGCAGGAGTTTTCTTTGATTAACACATTCCCAGCAGGGTTGAAGGAGCGCAACTCTTTCCTGCAGTTTAGTGTGCAAAACGGCCAGGGCACTTTCACACGCCCCACCAGTCTAACCGGCACAAAAAATGATGTTGGAGGTCAGATTGCACCTCCTGAGGCAGGGCAAAGCAATTACCAAATGATTAACCACATGCCACCAATAGGCCGTATAAAGTTGTTCAATGAGGAG GACTGCAAGATTGGCACAAGCAACAACCATCCTAAGCTCATGGCATTAGCAGACAAGAATTTTTCAAAAACCAACCAAATCATTGGCACAAAACAAGCACCAATCCCAGTGGCCGATCTTTCTCCCTCTATG CCAACTAAGAGGAAGGCAGACATTGTTGATATCAGTCCAAGAAGTTTTGGTGTCAGGCAAATCGAATTTGCTAAGAATGCAGATCATGTATACAACAATCTGATCGGACCAATTGCGAAACTTCAACGCCAATCTACAGTAGGGGTAGAAGAGGTTGTTGATGTGCCAGACGACATTGATAATCATATCATTATCGATGAACTTGCGCTAGACACCATTATCAGTCAAGGTCGACATGATGATTTGATCATTTTGCGACCAAAAAGTCTCCTGGAACTCCCAATCAAGGAAAACGAAAG GAAGTATGCGTTGACGTACTCGATGGTTCATTGCAATTATGTATCACTTGGACAAAGCCTTATGCCAACCGGGCACGTCGACAACTTTTTGATCCCTTGCTTTTGTCGGAAGTTCTTCGAGGACCGTCATCCCTCAATCTCTGGAAGGCACCATTTCTTCCCGAATATTGGT GAGAACATACTGAACTACCAAGACGATAAACTAAGATCAATTGCCACTTCGTTTCTGGGGGCAGCATCAGCAAGTAGGGGTAAACGTCTAGATTTGTCAAATACG CTGTTCTTCCCCACATGTCTCGACAACCATTGGATAGTGTTTGCTGTTGATTTCAAGTGGAAACTTTTTGCTTTCTTGGATTCTTTTTATGACAAGGACTCGTATCTTCACAAGACTATCAGAGAGAAATTT ATCAAGAACTTCATCAAGTTGTGGGAAATCATTTTCCAAACAGACCAGCATAATTTCAAGATTTTCAAAAGGATGTACCCTCATGTGCCAAAGCAGACTAATGG AAATGATTATGGAGTGTTTGCAACAAAGATAATGGAGATATGTGCACCACCATTGGATCTGCGCAAGATTTTCTCACATGACGACATCCAACACATAAGAATTCAGTACATGAACCAACTTTTCTTTTGGAACAAAAACACTGCAGACAAGAGCCTTGTCACTGGTTTCAACTTACAG GGTGACTTCGTCAGCAATCCTCCATGA
- the LOC123105107 gene encoding uncharacterized protein isoform X5: protein MGIMSKDDRTQQKSSHEYGECSKVNENLKHVKSSINHTTVKINENIVSSFAPTKPSVIGMRNIKLPLQPIDENSLSVVHKGSHDTLATPDCVITKIVEHNNEKVPEVGVVKKVRARVFNTMHHEQEFSLINTFPAGLKERNSFLQFSVQNGQGTFTRPTSLTGTKNDVGGQIAPPEAGQSNYQMINHMPPIGRIKLFNEEPTKRKADIVDISPRSFGVRQIEFAKNADHVYNNLIGPIAKLQRQSTVGVEEVVDVPDDIDNHIIIDELALDTIISQGRHDDLIILRPKSLLELPIKENERFPVSNEECMRYNSIIELAYTKRIQRKYALTYSMVHCNYVSLGQSLMPTGHVDNFLIPCFCRKFFEDRHPSISGRHHFFPNIGENILNYQDDKLRSIATSFLGAASASRGKRLDLSNTLFFPTCLDNHWIVFAVDFKWKLFAFLDSFYDKDSYLHKTIREKFIKNFIKLWEIIFQTDQHNFKIFKRMYPHVPKQTNGNDYGVFATKIMEICAPPLDLRKIFSHDDIQHIRIQYMNQLFFWNKNTADKSLVTGFNLQGDFVSNPP from the exons ATGGGCATAATGAGCAAGGATGATAGAACTCAACAGAAAAGTTCACACG AGTATGGTGAATGCAGCAAAGTGAATGAGAACCTCAAGCACGTTAAGAGCAGCATCAACCACACAACTGTCAAGATCAATGAAAACATAGTTTCATCATTTGCACCTACTAAGCCTTCAGTCATCGGAATGAGGAACATCAAGCTTCCATTGCAACCTATTGATGAGAACAGTTTGTCGGTAGTTCATAAGGGCTCACACGATACTTTAG CAACCCCAGATTGTGTGATTACTAAAATTGTTGAACACAACAATGAAAAGG TGCCTGAAGTGGGAGTAGTGAAGAAGGTCAGGGCTAGAGTGTTCAACACAATGCATCATGAGCAGGAGTTTTCTTTGATTAACACATTCCCAGCAGGGTTGAAGGAGCGCAACTCTTTCCTGCAGTTTAGTGTGCAAAACGGCCAGGGCACTTTCACACGCCCCACCAGTCTAACCGGCACAAAAAATGATGTTGGAGGTCAGATTGCACCTCCTGAGGCAGGGCAAAGCAATTACCAAATGATTAACCACATGCCACCAATAGGCCGTATAAAGTTGTTCAATGAGGAG CCAACTAAGAGGAAGGCAGACATTGTTGATATCAGTCCAAGAAGTTTTGGTGTCAGGCAAATCGAATTTGCTAAGAATGCAGATCATGTATACAACAATCTGATCGGACCAATTGCGAAACTTCAACGCCAATCTACAGTAGGGGTAGAAGAGGTTGTTGATGTGCCAGACGACATTGATAATCATATCATTATCGATGAACTTGCGCTAGACACCATTATCAGTCAAGGTCGACATGATGATTTGATCATTTTGCGACCAAAAAGTCTCCTGGAACTCCCAATCAAGGAAAACGAAAGGTTCCCTGTGTCAAACGAAGAGTGCATGCGTTACAACTCAATAATCGAACTTGCATATACAAAAAGAATTCAGAG GAAGTATGCGTTGACGTACTCGATGGTTCATTGCAATTATGTATCACTTGGACAAAGCCTTATGCCAACCGGGCACGTCGACAACTTTTTGATCCCTTGCTTTTGTCGGAAGTTCTTCGAGGACCGTCATCCCTCAATCTCTGGAAGGCACCATTTCTTCCCGAATATTGGT GAGAACATACTGAACTACCAAGACGATAAACTAAGATCAATTGCCACTTCGTTTCTGGGGGCAGCATCAGCAAGTAGGGGTAAACGTCTAGATTTGTCAAATACG CTGTTCTTCCCCACATGTCTCGACAACCATTGGATAGTGTTTGCTGTTGATTTCAAGTGGAAACTTTTTGCTTTCTTGGATTCTTTTTATGACAAGGACTCGTATCTTCACAAGACTATCAGAGAGAAATTT ATCAAGAACTTCATCAAGTTGTGGGAAATCATTTTCCAAACAGACCAGCATAATTTCAAGATTTTCAAAAGGATGTACCCTCATGTGCCAAAGCAGACTAATGG AAATGATTATGGAGTGTTTGCAACAAAGATAATGGAGATATGTGCACCACCATTGGATCTGCGCAAGATTTTCTCACATGACGACATCCAACACATAAGAATTCAGTACATGAACCAACTTTTCTTTTGGAACAAAAACACTGCAGACAAGAGCCTTGTCACTGGTTTCAACTTACAG GGTGACTTCGTCAGCAATCCTCCATGA
- the LOC123105107 gene encoding uncharacterized protein isoform X4, which produces MGIMSKDDRTQQKSSHEYGECSKVNENLKHVKSSINHTTVKINENIVSSFAPTKPSVIGMRNIKLPLQPIDENSLSVVHKGSHDTLATPDCVITKIVEHNNEKVPEVGVVKKVRARVFNTMHHEQEFSLINTFPAGLKERNSFLQFSVQNGQGTFTRPTSLTGTKNDVGGQIAPPEAGQSNYQMINHMPPIGRIKLFNEEDCKIGTSNNHPKLMALADKNFSKTNQIIGTKQAPIPVADLSPSMPTKRKADIVDISPRSFGVRQIEFAKNADHVYNNLIGPIAKLQRQSTVGVEEVVDVPDDIDNHIIIDELALDTIISQGRHDDLIILRPKSLLELPIKENERFPVSNEECMRYNSIIELAYTKRIQRKYALTYSMVHCNYVSLGQSLMPTGHVDNFLIPCFCRKFFEDRHPSISGRHHFFPNIGENILNYQDDKLRSIATSFLGAASASRGKRLDLSNTIKNFIKLWEIIFQTDQHNFKIFKRMYPHVPKQTNGNDYGVFATKIMEICAPPLDLRKIFSHDDIQHIRIQYMNQLFFWNKNTADKSLVTGFNLQGDFVSNPP; this is translated from the exons ATGGGCATAATGAGCAAGGATGATAGAACTCAACAGAAAAGTTCACACG AGTATGGTGAATGCAGCAAAGTGAATGAGAACCTCAAGCACGTTAAGAGCAGCATCAACCACACAACTGTCAAGATCAATGAAAACATAGTTTCATCATTTGCACCTACTAAGCCTTCAGTCATCGGAATGAGGAACATCAAGCTTCCATTGCAACCTATTGATGAGAACAGTTTGTCGGTAGTTCATAAGGGCTCACACGATACTTTAG CAACCCCAGATTGTGTGATTACTAAAATTGTTGAACACAACAATGAAAAGG TGCCTGAAGTGGGAGTAGTGAAGAAGGTCAGGGCTAGAGTGTTCAACACAATGCATCATGAGCAGGAGTTTTCTTTGATTAACACATTCCCAGCAGGGTTGAAGGAGCGCAACTCTTTCCTGCAGTTTAGTGTGCAAAACGGCCAGGGCACTTTCACACGCCCCACCAGTCTAACCGGCACAAAAAATGATGTTGGAGGTCAGATTGCACCTCCTGAGGCAGGGCAAAGCAATTACCAAATGATTAACCACATGCCACCAATAGGCCGTATAAAGTTGTTCAATGAGGAG GACTGCAAGATTGGCACAAGCAACAACCATCCTAAGCTCATGGCATTAGCAGACAAGAATTTTTCAAAAACCAACCAAATCATTGGCACAAAACAAGCACCAATCCCAGTGGCCGATCTTTCTCCCTCTATG CCAACTAAGAGGAAGGCAGACATTGTTGATATCAGTCCAAGAAGTTTTGGTGTCAGGCAAATCGAATTTGCTAAGAATGCAGATCATGTATACAACAATCTGATCGGACCAATTGCGAAACTTCAACGCCAATCTACAGTAGGGGTAGAAGAGGTTGTTGATGTGCCAGACGACATTGATAATCATATCATTATCGATGAACTTGCGCTAGACACCATTATCAGTCAAGGTCGACATGATGATTTGATCATTTTGCGACCAAAAAGTCTCCTGGAACTCCCAATCAAGGAAAACGAAAGGTTCCCTGTGTCAAACGAAGAGTGCATGCGTTACAACTCAATAATCGAACTTGCATATACAAAAAGAATTCAGAG GAAGTATGCGTTGACGTACTCGATGGTTCATTGCAATTATGTATCACTTGGACAAAGCCTTATGCCAACCGGGCACGTCGACAACTTTTTGATCCCTTGCTTTTGTCGGAAGTTCTTCGAGGACCGTCATCCCTCAATCTCTGGAAGGCACCATTTCTTCCCGAATATTGGT GAGAACATACTGAACTACCAAGACGATAAACTAAGATCAATTGCCACTTCGTTTCTGGGGGCAGCATCAGCAAGTAGGGGTAAACGTCTAGATTTGTCAAATACG ATCAAGAACTTCATCAAGTTGTGGGAAATCATTTTCCAAACAGACCAGCATAATTTCAAGATTTTCAAAAGGATGTACCCTCATGTGCCAAAGCAGACTAATGG AAATGATTATGGAGTGTTTGCAACAAAGATAATGGAGATATGTGCACCACCATTGGATCTGCGCAAGATTTTCTCACATGACGACATCCAACACATAAGAATTCAGTACATGAACCAACTTTTCTTTTGGAACAAAAACACTGCAGACAAGAGCCTTGTCACTGGTTTCAACTTACAG GGTGACTTCGTCAGCAATCCTCCATGA
- the LOC123105107 gene encoding uncharacterized protein isoform X6, whose amino-acid sequence MRNIKLPLQPIDENSLSVVHKGSHDTLATPDCVITKIVEHNNEKVPEVGVVKKVRARVFNTMHHEQEFSLINTFPAGLKERNSFLQFSVQNGQGTFTRPTSLTGTKNDVGGQIAPPEAGQSNYQMINHMPPIGRIKLFNEEDCKIGTSNNHPKLMALADKNFSKTNQIIGTKQAPIPVADLSPSMPTKRKADIVDISPRSFGVRQIEFAKNADHVYNNLIGPIAKLQRQSTVGVEEVVDVPDDIDNHIIIDELALDTIISQGRHDDLIILRPKSLLELPIKENERFPVSNEECMRYNSIIELAYTKRIQRKYALTYSMVHCNYVSLGQSLMPTGHVDNFLIPCFCRKFFEDRHPSISGRHHFFPNIGENILNYQDDKLRSIATSFLGAASASRGKRLDLSNTLFFPTCLDNHWIVFAVDFKWKLFAFLDSFYDKDSYLHKTIREKFIKNFIKLWEIIFQTDQHNFKIFKRMYPHVPKQTNGNDYGVFATKIMEICAPPLDLRKIFSHDDIQHIRIQYMNQLFFWNKNTADKSLVTGFNLQGDFVSNPP is encoded by the exons ATGAGGAACATCAAGCTTCCATTGCAACCTATTGATGAGAACAGTTTGTCGGTAGTTCATAAGGGCTCACACGATACTTTAG CAACCCCAGATTGTGTGATTACTAAAATTGTTGAACACAACAATGAAAAGG TGCCTGAAGTGGGAGTAGTGAAGAAGGTCAGGGCTAGAGTGTTCAACACAATGCATCATGAGCAGGAGTTTTCTTTGATTAACACATTCCCAGCAGGGTTGAAGGAGCGCAACTCTTTCCTGCAGTTTAGTGTGCAAAACGGCCAGGGCACTTTCACACGCCCCACCAGTCTAACCGGCACAAAAAATGATGTTGGAGGTCAGATTGCACCTCCTGAGGCAGGGCAAAGCAATTACCAAATGATTAACCACATGCCACCAATAGGCCGTATAAAGTTGTTCAATGAGGAG GACTGCAAGATTGGCACAAGCAACAACCATCCTAAGCTCATGGCATTAGCAGACAAGAATTTTTCAAAAACCAACCAAATCATTGGCACAAAACAAGCACCAATCCCAGTGGCCGATCTTTCTCCCTCTATG CCAACTAAGAGGAAGGCAGACATTGTTGATATCAGTCCAAGAAGTTTTGGTGTCAGGCAAATCGAATTTGCTAAGAATGCAGATCATGTATACAACAATCTGATCGGACCAATTGCGAAACTTCAACGCCAATCTACAGTAGGGGTAGAAGAGGTTGTTGATGTGCCAGACGACATTGATAATCATATCATTATCGATGAACTTGCGCTAGACACCATTATCAGTCAAGGTCGACATGATGATTTGATCATTTTGCGACCAAAAAGTCTCCTGGAACTCCCAATCAAGGAAAACGAAAGGTTCCCTGTGTCAAACGAAGAGTGCATGCGTTACAACTCAATAATCGAACTTGCATATACAAAAAGAATTCAGAG GAAGTATGCGTTGACGTACTCGATGGTTCATTGCAATTATGTATCACTTGGACAAAGCCTTATGCCAACCGGGCACGTCGACAACTTTTTGATCCCTTGCTTTTGTCGGAAGTTCTTCGAGGACCGTCATCCCTCAATCTCTGGAAGGCACCATTTCTTCCCGAATATTGGT GAGAACATACTGAACTACCAAGACGATAAACTAAGATCAATTGCCACTTCGTTTCTGGGGGCAGCATCAGCAAGTAGGGGTAAACGTCTAGATTTGTCAAATACG CTGTTCTTCCCCACATGTCTCGACAACCATTGGATAGTGTTTGCTGTTGATTTCAAGTGGAAACTTTTTGCTTTCTTGGATTCTTTTTATGACAAGGACTCGTATCTTCACAAGACTATCAGAGAGAAATTT ATCAAGAACTTCATCAAGTTGTGGGAAATCATTTTCCAAACAGACCAGCATAATTTCAAGATTTTCAAAAGGATGTACCCTCATGTGCCAAAGCAGACTAATGG AAATGATTATGGAGTGTTTGCAACAAAGATAATGGAGATATGTGCACCACCATTGGATCTGCGCAAGATTTTCTCACATGACGACATCCAACACATAAGAATTCAGTACATGAACCAACTTTTCTTTTGGAACAAAAACACTGCAGACAAGAGCCTTGTCACTGGTTTCAACTTACAG GGTGACTTCGTCAGCAATCCTCCATGA